The following proteins are co-located in the Sphingomonas panacis genome:
- a CDS encoding nitrate reductase, translating to MTSPLPFAGGGGIRTTCAYCGVGCGVVATRAGERTAMIAGDPGHPANFGKLCSKGTHLGETIGLEGRLLHPMIGSRRAAWDEALDVVASRFAATIAEHGPDSVAFYASGQMLTEDYYVANKLMKGFIGTANIDTNSRLCMASAVAAHVRAFGEDIVPCSYDDLDAADLIVLVGSNTAWCHPVIWQRIEAARAARGTKLVVIDPRRTETAERADLHLAIAPDSDVALFAGLLAHMRATWRLDGRALAERVAVPDGFWKSLPTDSVARICDVTPADLHAFYDLFAEHPRTITLFSQGVNQSTSGTDKANAIINLHLATGRIGKPGAGPFSITGQPNAMGGREVGGLASTLAAHMGFSDAERDRAQRFWRSPTICSGPGLKAVDMFDAMAKGKIKAVWIMATNPAVSMPDARMARVALANCPFVVVSDCIAETDTARYAQVKLPALGWGEKDGTVTNSERRVSRQRAFLDAPGEARADWSAVAEVARRMGFAGFDFANAASVFREFAAQTGFENHGTRVLDISDHATITDAAYAEMAPFQWGGASPFVGRAFSTPDGKARLVPVVHVPRDDAMRGYPLRLNTGRYRDQWHTMTRTGLSPKLSQHRREPLVEVHPDTARRLGLADGGLARVETPHGASTFRVAATADQRRQELFVPIHWSDQTSAGGRAGLLPGQDRDPHSGQPGFKNTPATARAYKPGWTGFLVSAERTAPPECAYWTRVRTAHGWLTELAGDGDPAALTALLPPGERAEMIDTRRGVIRAAVVADGRLQAALFVSRGTGLPPRDWLLAQLGAADAAAFEILAGRPAMPAPDRGAIVCVCFDIGLNTLLAAITDRRLVSVEAVGAAINAGTNCGSCRPAIAKLLPKQEVAYV from the coding sequence GTGACATCTCCCCTCCCGTTTGCGGGAGGAGGGGGGATTCGGACCACCTGCGCCTATTGCGGCGTGGGTTGCGGCGTGGTGGCGACTCGCGCGGGCGAGCGCACCGCCATGATCGCCGGCGACCCTGGCCATCCCGCGAATTTCGGCAAGCTGTGCTCGAAGGGCACCCATCTCGGCGAGACGATCGGCCTCGAAGGGCGGCTGCTCCACCCGATGATCGGGTCGCGGCGGGCGGCGTGGGACGAGGCGCTTGATGTCGTCGCCAGCCGTTTCGCCGCGACGATCGCCGAGCACGGCCCGGACAGCGTCGCCTTCTACGCATCGGGCCAGATGCTGACCGAGGATTATTACGTCGCCAACAAGCTGATGAAGGGCTTCATCGGCACCGCCAATATCGACACCAATTCGCGGCTGTGCATGGCGAGCGCGGTGGCGGCGCACGTCCGCGCGTTCGGCGAGGATATCGTGCCGTGCAGCTATGACGATCTCGACGCCGCCGACCTGATCGTGCTGGTCGGATCGAACACCGCCTGGTGTCATCCGGTGATCTGGCAGCGGATCGAAGCGGCACGCGCAGCACGCGGAACCAAACTGGTGGTGATCGACCCGCGCCGCACCGAGACCGCCGAGCGCGCCGACCTCCACCTCGCGATCGCACCCGACAGCGATGTCGCACTGTTCGCCGGGCTGCTCGCGCACATGCGCGCGACATGGCGGCTCGACGGCCGCGCGCTGGCCGAGCGCGTGGCCGTGCCCGACGGGTTCTGGAAGAGCCTCCCCACCGACAGCGTCGCGCGCATCTGCGACGTGACACCCGCCGACCTGCACGCCTTCTACGATCTCTTCGCCGAGCATCCGCGCACGATCACGCTGTTCAGCCAGGGGGTGAACCAGTCGACCAGCGGCACCGACAAGGCCAATGCGATCATCAATCTCCACCTTGCCACTGGCCGGATCGGCAAGCCCGGCGCGGGGCCGTTCAGCATCACCGGCCAGCCCAATGCGATGGGCGGCCGCGAAGTCGGCGGGCTCGCCTCGACGTTGGCCGCGCACATGGGGTTTTCCGACGCCGAGCGGGATCGTGCGCAGCGCTTCTGGCGCTCGCCGACGATCTGCTCCGGCCCCGGCCTCAAGGCGGTCGACATGTTCGACGCGATGGCGAAGGGCAAAATCAAGGCAGTGTGGATCATGGCCACCAACCCGGCAGTGTCGATGCCCGATGCCCGCATGGCGCGCGTCGCGCTCGCCAATTGCCCGTTCGTGGTGGTGTCGGACTGTATCGCCGAGACCGACACCGCGCGCTACGCGCAGGTGAAGCTGCCCGCGCTCGGCTGGGGCGAGAAGGACGGCACCGTCACCAATTCGGAACGCCGCGTGTCACGCCAGCGTGCGTTCCTCGATGCGCCCGGCGAAGCGCGTGCCGACTGGTCGGCGGTGGCCGAGGTGGCGCGGCGGATGGGTTTCGCCGGGTTCGATTTTGCGAACGCGGCGAGCGTCTTCCGCGAATTCGCCGCGCAGACCGGGTTCGAGAACCACGGCACGCGGGTTCTCGACATCTCCGATCACGCGACGATCACCGACGCAGCTTATGCCGAGATGGCGCCGTTCCAATGGGGTGGCGCGTCGCCCTTTGTCGGGCGGGCTTTCTCTACACCCGACGGCAAGGCCCGGCTCGTGCCGGTCGTGCATGTGCCGCGTGACGACGCCATGCGCGGCTATCCGTTGCGCCTCAACACCGGCCGCTACCGCGACCAATGGCACACGATGACTCGCACCGGGCTGTCGCCCAAATTGTCGCAGCACCGCCGCGAGCCTTTGGTCGAGGTCCACCCCGATACCGCGCGCCGGCTCGGCCTCGCCGATGGCGGGCTGGCGCGGGTCGAGACGCCGCACGGCGCGAGCACCTTCCGCGTCGCCGCCACCGCCGATCAACGCCGGCAGGAGCTGTTCGTGCCGATCCATTGGAGCGACCAGACCAGCGCCGGCGGCCGCGCCGGGCTGCTGCCCGGACAGGACCGCGATCCGCATTCCGGCCAGCCCGGCTTCAAGAACACGCCGGCGACAGCGCGCGCCTACAAGCCCGGCTGGACCGGCTTCCTCGTCTCGGCGGAGCGCACCGCGCCGCCCGAGTGCGCCTATTGGACCCGGGTTCGCACCGCGCACGGCTGGCTGACCGAACTGGCGGGCGACGGCGATCCCGCCGCGCTCACCGCGCTGCTGCCGCCCGGCGAGCGCGCGGAGATGATCGACACCCGGCGCGGCGTGATCCGCGCGGCGGTGGTGGCCGACGGGCGGTTGCAGGCGGCTTTGTTCGTCTCGCGCGGCACCGGCCTGCCCCCGCGCGACTGGCTGCTTGCGCAACTCGGCGCAGCCGATGCCGCCGCGTTCGAAATCCTCGCCGGCCGCCCGGCGATGCCCGCGCCTGATCGCGGCGCGATCGTCTGCGTGTGTTTCGATATCGGCCTCAACACGTTGCTCGCCGCGATCACCGATCGGCGGCTGGTCAGCGTCGAGGCGGTCGGCGCGGCGATCAACGCCGGCACCAATTGCGGATCGTGCCGCCCCGCCATCGCCAAATTGCTGCCCAAGCAGGAGGTTGCTTATGTCTGA
- a CDS encoding sensor histidine kinase yields the protein MLGMAYSASPQMDLSSAAALAPIDHHSETNHRLANSLQLLAAMVSMSAREVTDRAAQAALVETHRRIEAIGRLHRHLHARRADHLLDLGAYLDELGRDLEDGYCDVASGRRVIVDAAQVSVSQEDALALGILISELVGNACKYAYEPRMPGDIRIVVRPGPANGYLLMVEDRGVGRRDTVPVAGSGLGSRLIDVMTARLRGRAHWEDARPGTRFLMSVNE from the coding sequence ATGCTCGGCATGGCGTATAGCGCATCTCCACAGATGGATCTTTCCTCGGCAGCCGCGCTCGCGCCGATCGATCATCATTCCGAGACCAACCACCGCCTCGCCAACAGCCTGCAATTGCTGGCGGCGATGGTGTCGATGAGCGCGCGGGAGGTGACCGACCGCGCCGCGCAAGCCGCGCTCGTCGAAACGCACCGGCGTATCGAGGCGATCGGGCGGCTACACCGACACCTCCATGCGCGCCGCGCCGATCACCTGCTGGATCTTGGCGCATATCTGGACGAACTCGGGCGCGATCTCGAGGACGGCTATTGCGATGTCGCATCGGGGCGGCGGGTGATCGTCGATGCGGCACAGGTTTCCGTCAGCCAGGAAGACGCGCTCGCGCTGGGCATCCTGATTTCCGAGCTGGTCGGAAACGCCTGCAAATACGCCTACGAGCCGCGCATGCCGGGCGACATCAGGATCGTCGTGCGTCCCGGCCCGGCGAATGGCTATCTGCTCATGGTCGAGGATCGCGGGGTCGGCAGACGCGACACGGTGCCGGTCGCCGGCAGCGGTCTCGGTTCGCGTCTGATCGACGTCATGACCGCGCGACTGAGAGGCCGGGCGCATTGGGAGGACGCGCGGCCGGGCACGCGATTCCTCATGTCCGTCAACGAATGA
- the cyoA gene encoding ubiquinol oxidase subunit II, whose amino-acid sequence MRGRPNRALAASAALLCVPGLTSGCARGVLDPQGPVGAAEKLILLNALAIMLAIVIPTMLATLVVAWWFRASNTRARYRPSWSYSGRIELVTWSVPAMVVLLLGGIGWVGSHDLDPPKPLVSKVRPVTVQVVSLDWKWLFIYPDLGIASVNRLVVPAGTPVSFHLTSATVMNSFFVPQLGGQIYTMAGMTTRLHLQADRPGSYQGLSSQFSGDGFSGMRFTVNAVPPAQFASWAAQAKAGALVLDAASYATLSKPSQRVAPFTYGSVVPGLFDAISGQKPVPATTKASAVTPGKKV is encoded by the coding sequence GTGCGAGGACGACCCAACCGGGCGCTGGCCGCGAGTGCGGCTTTGCTCTGCGTCCCGGGCCTGACGTCGGGCTGCGCCCGCGGCGTGCTCGATCCGCAGGGGCCGGTCGGCGCCGCCGAGAAGCTGATCCTGCTCAACGCGCTCGCCATCATGCTCGCGATCGTGATCCCGACGATGCTCGCGACGCTGGTGGTGGCGTGGTGGTTCCGCGCCTCCAACACGCGCGCGCGCTACCGCCCGAGCTGGTCCTATTCGGGGCGGATCGAGCTGGTGACATGGTCGGTGCCGGCGATGGTCGTGCTTCTGCTCGGGGGCATCGGCTGGGTCGGCAGCCACGATCTCGATCCGCCCAAGCCGCTCGTGTCCAAAGTCAGGCCGGTCACCGTTCAAGTGGTCTCGCTCGATTGGAAGTGGCTGTTCATCTACCCCGATCTCGGCATCGCCAGCGTCAACCGGCTCGTCGTGCCGGCGGGCACGCCGGTCAGCTTCCACTTGACCTCGGCGACGGTGATGAACAGCTTCTTCGTGCCGCAGCTCGGCGGGCAGATCTACACGATGGCGGGGATGACGACGCGGCTGCATCTGCAGGCCGATCGCCCGGGCAGCTATCAGGGGCTGTCCTCGCAATTCAGCGGCGATGGCTTTTCCGGCATGCGGTTTACCGTGAACGCCGTGCCGCCCGCGCAGTTCGCAAGCTGGGCGGCGCAGGCGAAGGCCGGGGCGCTGGTTCTTGACGCTGCATCCTATGCGACGCTGAGCAAACCCAGCCAGCGTGTCGCGCCGTTCACCTACGGATCGGTCGTGCCCGGCCTGTTCGACGCGATTTCGGGCCAAAAGCCGGTCCCCGCGACCACCAAGGCATCCGCCGTCACCCCCGGCAAGAAGGTCTGA
- the nirD gene encoding nitrite reductase small subunit NirD: MLPEWLDIGPVDQLPALGARTLPVRGGREIAIFHTANGEVYALANQCPHKAGPLSQGIVHDTTVTCPLHNWRISLVTGEALGEDKGCVPVIPVKIDGGRILIGRAAALAGVAA; encoded by the coding sequence ATGCTCCCCGAATGGCTCGATATCGGCCCGGTCGATCAGCTTCCCGCGCTCGGCGCACGCACCCTGCCGGTGCGTGGCGGTCGCGAGATCGCGATCTTCCACACCGCCAATGGCGAGGTCTATGCGCTCGCCAACCAATGCCCGCACAAGGCCGGCCCGCTCAGCCAGGGCATCGTCCACGATACCACCGTCACCTGCCCGCTGCACAATTGGCGAATCTCGCTGGTGACGGGGGAGGCGCTGGGTGAGGACAAGGGCTGCGTGCCGGTGATCCCGGTCAAGATCGATGGCGGACGCATCCTGATCGGCCGCGCCGCCGCACTGGCCGGGGTGGCGGCGTGA
- the cyoC gene encoding cytochrome o ubiquinol oxidase subunit III — translation MTAPTAARDARAPDTDPHRIGHRDAGEGGDGGRVAGHGDGGPADKRTVVGFGFWIFLLSDIVMFSVLFAAYAVLEGATDGGPTARQLFDIDNAWVETLCLLFSSFTCGLTMIAAERRSALWTQLFLLATGVLGAAFLALELREFVDLIGRGAGPQRSAFLSSFFTLVGCHGLHVTAGLLWLGTMMAQVWTRGFQPNIARRLMCFSLFWHALDIIWVAVFTIVYLMGVRG, via the coding sequence ATGACCGCGCCCACCGCAGCGCGCGACGCGCGTGCGCCCGACACCGACCCCCATCGGATCGGCCACCGCGACGCAGGTGAGGGGGGCGACGGTGGTCGTGTTGCCGGCCACGGCGACGGCGGCCCGGCCGACAAGCGCACCGTGGTCGGCTTCGGCTTCTGGATCTTCCTGCTGTCCGATATCGTCATGTTCTCGGTGCTCTTCGCAGCTTATGCGGTGCTGGAGGGGGCGACCGATGGCGGACCGACCGCGCGCCAGTTGTTCGACATCGACAATGCCTGGGTCGAGACATTGTGCCTGCTGTTCTCGAGCTTCACCTGTGGCCTCACGATGATCGCGGCGGAGCGGCGGAGCGCGCTGTGGACTCAGCTCTTCCTGCTCGCCACCGGCGTGCTCGGCGCCGCCTTCCTCGCGCTCGAACTGCGCGAGTTCGTCGATCTGATCGGGCGCGGTGCGGGGCCGCAGCGCTCCGCCTTCCTGTCGAGCTTCTTCACGTTGGTCGGCTGTCACGGTCTCCACGTCACCGCCGGCTTGCTGTGGCTCGGCACGATGATGGCGCAGGTCTGGACGCGCGGCTTTCAGCCCAACATCGCGCGCCGGCTGATGTGCTTCAGCCTGTTCTGGCACGCGCTCGACATCATCTGGGTCGCCGTGTTTACGATCGTCTATCTCATGGGAGTCCGGGGATGA
- the cobA gene encoding uroporphyrinogen-III C-methyltransferase produces MLMSELITPGEVWLVGAGPGDPDLLTRKAERLIAAADIVFYDALVGPGVLDLIPPYIERVSVGKRSGRHSKTQGAIDALLVEAAQAGKRVVRLKGGDPSIFGRSTEEVTALTGNGIRVRICPGITAASAAAASAGLSLTLRGSARQLRFVTAHARAGEALDLDWAALADPTATLVFYMGRAAAPDICQHLIANGLHPATPVLIASDVSLASECLVHTRLDLLALAIDRTPGAGPALILIGEAMRAPPSTAVAGALAAVAQHG; encoded by the coding sequence TTGCTTATGTCTGAGCTGATCACACCCGGCGAGGTATGGCTGGTCGGCGCCGGCCCTGGCGACCCCGACCTGCTGACCCGCAAGGCCGAACGCCTGATCGCCGCCGCCGATATCGTCTTCTACGATGCGCTGGTCGGGCCGGGCGTGCTCGACCTGATTCCGCCGTATATCGAGCGCGTTTCGGTCGGCAAGCGCTCGGGCCGCCACTCCAAAACGCAAGGCGCGATCGATGCGCTGCTTGTCGAGGCGGCGCAGGCCGGCAAGCGCGTGGTGCGCCTCAAAGGTGGCGATCCGTCGATCTTCGGTCGCTCGACCGAAGAGGTCACCGCGCTGACCGGCAACGGCATCCGCGTCCGCATCTGCCCCGGCATCACCGCCGCCAGCGCGGCGGCGGCGAGCGCGGGCCTGTCGCTGACGCTGCGCGGATCGGCACGCCAGCTGCGCTTCGTCACCGCGCACGCCCGCGCCGGCGAGGCGCTCGACCTCGACTGGGCCGCGCTCGCCGATCCCACCGCGACGCTGGTCTTCTACATGGGACGCGCCGCCGCCCCGGACATCTGCCAGCACCTGATCGCAAACGGCCTCCACCCCGCCACACCGGTGCTGATCGCCAGCGACGTCAGCCTCGCGTCGGAATGCCTCGTCCACACCCGCCTCGACCTGCTCGCGCTGGCGATCGACCGGACGCCGGGGGCGGGACCGGCGCTGATCCTGATCGGCGAAGCGATGCGCGCGCCACCATCGACGGCGGTGGCGGGGGCTTTGGCCGCGGTCGCACAGCACGGATGA
- the cyoD gene encoding cytochrome o ubiquinol oxidase subunit IV, protein MSSNEHRHEDRTPGEHRGSALAEAGTYFLGLVLALGLTAISFWAIRTHMLWGPGVPIGLCVLAIAQMGIHLVFFLHITSGPDNTNNVLALAFGVLIVFLVVAGSLWIMANLNANMMPMPAMMSPQTQP, encoded by the coding sequence ATGAGCAGCAACGAACATCGACACGAGGACCGCACCCCCGGCGAACATCGCGGCTCGGCTCTGGCGGAGGCGGGCACCTATTTCTTGGGTCTGGTGCTCGCGCTCGGGCTGACCGCGATCTCGTTCTGGGCGATCCGGACTCACATGCTCTGGGGGCCGGGCGTGCCGATCGGACTGTGCGTGCTCGCGATCGCGCAGATGGGCATCCATCTGGTGTTCTTCCTGCACATCACCAGCGGACCCGACAACACCAACAACGTGCTGGCGCTCGCGTTCGGCGTGCTGATCGTTTTCCTTGTCGTCGCCGGGTCGCTGTGGATCATGGCGAACCTCAACGCCAACATGATGCCCATGCCGGCGATGATGTCCCCGCAAACGCAGCCCTGA
- the cyoB gene encoding cytochrome o ubiquinol oxidase subunit I, with protein sequence MLGKLNWSAIPFGEPIPLAAGGGVVLVVAGVLALVTVKGWWPYLWKEWITSVDHKRIGVMYCLLGFVMLLRGFSDALMMRSQLALSAGASQGYLPPDHYNQVFSAHGTIMIFFTAMPFVVGMMNFVVPLQLGVRDVAFPTLNAVSFWLTASGALLINLSLVIGEFARTGWLAYPPLSELQFSPGVGVDYYLWSLQISGVGTLLSGINLVTTILKMRAPGMTYTRMPMFCWTALASNLLIVAAFPILTATLAMLTLDRYLGFHFFTNDGGGNAMMYINLIWAWGHPEVYILILPAFGIFSEVISTFSSKALFGYRSMVLATMCICVLSFLVWLHHFFTMGAGADVNGFFGVMTMIIAVPTGVKIFNWLFTMYGGRVRFEVPMLWSIGFMVTFVIGGMTGVLLAVPPADFMLHNSLFLVAHFHNVIIGGMLFGAFAGYTYWFPKVFGFRLHDGLGRAAFWCWLTGFYVAFMPLYALGLMGATRRMQHYDDTSWQPLMVTAFIGALIILAGIGFQILQLIVSIRDRDQNRDLSGDPWDGRSLEWSTSSPPPVYNFAVLPDVRGEEAYWGVKQSAIEDQRLADEPEYEAIEMPRNAPTGFITAVFATITGFALIWHIWWLVIVGLIGAYAVFVVFAWRQDDEQVIPADEVAALDRERRHDREQRLLALRRPA encoded by the coding sequence ATGCTCGGCAAGCTAAATTGGAGCGCGATACCGTTCGGTGAGCCGATCCCGCTGGCAGCGGGCGGGGGCGTCGTGCTCGTCGTTGCCGGCGTGCTGGCGCTCGTCACCGTGAAGGGCTGGTGGCCCTATCTCTGGAAGGAGTGGATCACCTCGGTCGATCACAAACGGATCGGCGTGATGTACTGTCTGCTCGGATTCGTCATGCTGCTGCGCGGCTTTTCGGATGCGCTCATGATGCGCTCGCAGCTCGCCTTGTCGGCCGGCGCGTCGCAAGGGTATCTTCCTCCCGACCATTACAACCAGGTCTTCTCCGCACACGGTACGATCATGATCTTCTTCACGGCGATGCCCTTCGTCGTCGGGATGATGAACTTCGTGGTGCCGCTGCAGCTCGGCGTGCGCGATGTCGCCTTTCCGACGCTCAACGCGGTCAGTTTCTGGCTGACCGCGAGCGGCGCGCTCCTCATCAACCTCAGCCTTGTGATCGGTGAATTCGCGCGCACGGGCTGGCTGGCGTATCCGCCGCTGTCCGAGCTGCAATTCTCGCCCGGGGTCGGGGTCGATTATTATCTGTGGTCGCTTCAGATCTCTGGCGTCGGCACGTTGCTGTCCGGCATCAATCTGGTGACGACGATCCTCAAGATGCGCGCGCCGGGCATGACCTACACGCGGATGCCGATGTTCTGCTGGACCGCGCTCGCCTCGAACCTGCTGATCGTCGCGGCGTTCCCGATCCTGACCGCGACGCTCGCGATGCTCACGCTCGACCGCTATCTCGGCTTCCACTTCTTCACCAATGACGGCGGCGGCAACGCCATGATGTACATCAACCTGATCTGGGCGTGGGGGCACCCCGAAGTCTACATCCTCATCCTGCCCGCCTTCGGCATCTTCTCCGAAGTGATCTCGACTTTCTCGAGCAAGGCGTTGTTCGGCTACCGCTCGATGGTGCTGGCAACGATGTGCATCTGCGTGCTGTCGTTCCTCGTCTGGCTGCACCATTTCTTCACGATGGGGGCGGGGGCGGACGTCAACGGTTTCTTCGGGGTGATGACGATGATCATCGCCGTCCCGACCGGGGTGAAGATCTTCAACTGGCTGTTCACCATGTATGGTGGCCGGGTGCGCTTCGAAGTGCCGATGCTCTGGTCGATCGGCTTCATGGTGACGTTCGTGATCGGCGGCATGACCGGGGTGCTGCTGGCGGTGCCGCCGGCGGACTTCATGCTGCACAATTCGCTGTTCCTGGTCGCGCATTTCCACAACGTCATCATCGGCGGCATGCTGTTCGGCGCCTTCGCCGGCTACACCTATTGGTTTCCCAAGGTGTTCGGCTTCAGGTTGCATGACGGCCTTGGCCGGGCGGCGTTCTGGTGCTGGCTGACAGGGTTCTACGTCGCGTTCATGCCGCTCTACGCGCTCGGGCTGATGGGGGCGACCCGCCGGATGCAGCATTATGACGATACGAGCTGGCAACCGCTGATGGTCACCGCGTTCATCGGCGCGCTCATCATCCTCGCGGGCATCGGCTTTCAGATCCTCCAGCTCATCGTCTCGATCCGCGACCGCGACCAGAACCGCGACCTGTCCGGCGACCCGTGGGACGGCCGTAGCCTCGAATGGTCGACGTCCTCGCCGCCGCCCGTGTACAACTTCGCGGTGCTGCCCGACGTGCGCGGCGAGGAAGCTTATTGGGGCGTCAAGCAAAGCGCGATCGAGGACCAGCGGCTCGCCGACGAACCCGAATACGAAGCGATCGAAATGCCGCGCAACGCCCCGACCGGGTTCATCACCGCGGTGTTCGCGACGATCACCGGCTTCGCGCTGATCTGGCATATCTGGTGGCTGGTGATCGTCGGTCTGATCGGCGCCTATGCGGTGTTCGTCGTATTCGCCTGGCGACAGGATGACGAACAGGTGATCCCGGCCGACGAGGTCGCCGCGCTCGATCGCGAACGCCGCCACGATCGCGAACAGCGCCTTCTCGCCCTTCGGAGGCCCGCATGA
- a CDS encoding M3 family metallopeptidase: protein MRPIFAATAVVLMSTTAASAQQLPASNPFAAPSTLPYEAPPFDRIKDADYQPALEAGMAQQRAEVSRIANTPAAPTFDNTIVPLERSGRLLERASNAFYGITGANTNDTLQKVETDLAPKFAAHRDAINLDPKLFARVKTLYDARQSLKLTPEQLQVLTITYEGMVKAGAQLAPADKITLSQYNSQLSSLETAFQQKLLAAAKAGALVVDDKAKLAGLSDAEIAAAADAAAARGLKGKWVLSLQNTTQQPSLASLTDRATREALFNASWTRAERGGANDTRETLATIAQLRAKKAKLLGFATWADYVLTDQMAKTPKTALTFMQQLGAPIAAEQKREAAELQAQIKADGGNFALKPWDWDFYSERLRKAKYDLNQDELKPYFEINKVLEDGVFYAATQLYGITFKRRTDLPVYNPDVMTYEVFEQDGRPLGLMYFDYWKRDNKNGGAWMSNYVNQSKLLGTRPVIYNVGNFQKPAAGQPALITFDDVTTMFHEFGHALHGLFANQTYPSVSGTNVARDFVEFPSQFNEHWALDPKVLPHYAVNYKTGAVIPQPLIDKIKRASTFNTGYSFGEALAAAEMDMTWHSIGADLPRQDVDAFEAKALTATGLDTADVPPRYRSSYFLHIWGNGYSAGYYAYSWTKMLDNNAYDWFGRNGGMTRANGQRFRDMILSKGHTEEYAPMFRAFYGKDPEVGPLLKDLGLNADGTRTNP, encoded by the coding sequence ATGCGTCCGATATTTGCCGCCACGGCGGTCGTCCTGATGTCCACCACCGCCGCTTCGGCCCAGCAGCTTCCCGCCAGCAATCCCTTCGCCGCGCCAAGCACATTGCCCTACGAAGCGCCGCCGTTCGACCGGATCAAGGACGCCGATTACCAGCCTGCGCTGGAGGCCGGCATGGCGCAGCAGCGCGCCGAGGTCAGCCGCATCGCCAACACCCCCGCCGCGCCGACCTTCGACAACACGATCGTGCCGCTGGAACGATCCGGCCGGCTGCTCGAACGCGCCTCCAACGCGTTTTACGGGATTACCGGCGCGAACACTAACGACACCTTGCAGAAGGTCGAGACCGATCTCGCCCCCAAATTCGCCGCGCACCGCGATGCGATCAACCTCGATCCCAAGCTCTTCGCGCGCGTCAAGACGCTGTACGACGCACGCCAGTCGCTCAAGCTCACGCCCGAGCAACTCCAGGTTCTGACGATCACCTATGAGGGCATGGTGAAAGCCGGCGCGCAACTGGCCCCAGCGGACAAGATCACGCTGAGCCAGTACAACAGCCAGCTTTCGAGCCTGGAGACCGCCTTCCAGCAGAAACTGCTCGCCGCCGCCAAGGCGGGCGCATTGGTCGTCGACGACAAGGCGAAGCTCGCCGGCCTGTCCGATGCCGAGATCGCCGCCGCAGCGGATGCCGCAGCGGCACGCGGCCTCAAGGGGAAGTGGGTGCTGTCGCTCCAGAACACGACCCAGCAGCCGAGCCTCGCCTCGCTGACCGACCGCGCGACGCGCGAGGCGCTGTTCAACGCAAGCTGGACTCGCGCCGAACGCGGTGGCGCGAACGATACGCGCGAAACCCTCGCGACGATCGCGCAACTGCGCGCGAAGAAGGCGAAGCTGCTCGGCTTCGCGACCTGGGCTGACTACGTCCTGACCGACCAGATGGCGAAAACGCCGAAGACCGCGCTCACCTTCATGCAGCAATTGGGCGCGCCGATCGCGGCGGAACAGAAGCGCGAAGCCGCCGAATTGCAGGCGCAGATCAAGGCCGATGGCGGGAATTTCGCACTCAAGCCGTGGGACTGGGATTTCTATTCGGAGCGGCTGCGCAAGGCCAAGTACGATCTCAATCAGGACGAGCTGAAGCCCTATTTCGAGATCAACAAGGTGCTGGAGGACGGCGTGTTCTACGCCGCCACGCAGCTATACGGCATCACCTTCAAGCGCCGCACCGACCTGCCGGTCTACAACCCCGACGTCATGACCTATGAGGTGTTCGAGCAGGATGGCCGGCCGCTCGGCCTGATGTATTTCGATTACTGGAAGCGCGACAACAAGAATGGCGGCGCGTGGATGTCGAACTACGTCAACCAGTCGAAGCTGCTCGGCACCAGGCCGGTAATCTATAACGTCGGCAACTTCCAGAAGCCGGCGGCCGGACAGCCGGCGCTCATCACGTTCGACGACGTGACGACGATGTTTCACGAATTCGGCCACGCGCTCCACGGCCTGTTCGCCAACCAGACCTATCCGTCGGTCTCGGGCACCAATGTCGCGCGCGACTTCGTCGAATTCCCGTCGCAGTTCAACGAACACTGGGCGCTCGATCCCAAGGTGCTCCCGCATTATGCGGTGAACTACAAGACCGGCGCGGTGATCCCGCAGCCGCTGATCGACAAGATCAAGCGAGCCTCGACGTTCAACACCGGCTATTCGTTCGGCGAGGCGCTGGCGGCGGCGGAGATGGACATGACGTGGCATTCGATCGGCGCCGACCTGCCACGCCAGGATGTCGACGCGTTCGAGGCCAAGGCACTGACCGCGACCGGGCTGGATACCGCCGACGTGCCGCCGCGCTATCGCTCCAGCTATTTCCTCCACATCTGGGGCAACGGCTATTCGGCCGGCTATTACGCCTACAGCTGGACCAAGATGCTCGACAACAACGCCTATGACTGGTTCGGGCGCAACGGCGGCATGACGCGCGCGAACGGCCAGCGTTTCCGCGACATGATCCTCTCGAAAGGCCACACCGAGGAGTATGCGCCGATGTTCCGCGCCTTCTACGGAAAAGACCCCGAGGTCGGCCCGCTCCTCAAGGATCTCGGGCTGAACGCGGACGGTACGAGGACCAACCCCTAG